In Candidatus Planktophila versatilis, the genomic window GGAGAAGTCACAGCTCTTGAACTATTCAATGTTCGTTACGCAGTTGAACCCGATGGTGCCGCTATGGCAGCAAATCGTCGCACAGCAAAGGATATCCAGGAGCTGAAAGCAATCTTGAAGCAAGCGGAAGTTCCTGGAATCTCGGGGAAGGAATTTGTGAAACTCGACTCTGAATTCCATAGTTTGATTGCCGAAGCAACAAGGAATCGTCTATTTATTCAGATTTATAAGCAGATTGCCCCTCATCACGTGATTTACTCCGAAAAAGTAATTTCATTTGAAAACCGCAAGACTCTCGCTCACCAAGGTCACCTTCGAATCCTGGAAGCCATCATCGCTCAAGATGACAAACTTGCCAAGAAGGAAGCCTATGCCCACTTGAAATGGGCTGAAAAAGACCTAGTGAAAGAAAT contains:
- a CDS encoding FadR/GntR family transcriptional regulator, with product MTTEKKGVIPVKQLKLSDAVAVQLESLVRSGHFGAEGKFPSERDLAEQFGVGRSSMREAISKLETLGIIVRTQGVGTFVLDVSEQSQKSMSLLSAGEVTALELFNVRYAVEPDGAAMAANRRTAKDIQELKAILKQAEVPGISGKEFVKLDSEFHSLIAEATRNRLFIQIYKQIAPHHVIYSEKVISFENRKTLAHQGHLRILEAIIAQDDKLAKKEAYAHLKWAEKDLVKEINRLEAKKSKTKKSN